TAAAGAGCTTCTGAACCTACGCTGGAGTATGTATTGTTCAACAAGGCAAAAATACTAGCCATATCTAAATCATACCAAGTCAAATCATCGACTTCTGCTTCATAGTGATGATATTTCTTTTCTTCCAGCCAGGCTTCTTTCAAGCTCTCCTCTTGATCAAGCCGGCTTTGATACGGCTGTGTCCCCCATTTTTGTCGGATACTTTGTTTTAACTTTATACGAGACCAATAATTCAGAGCAACTAACACCACCGGTACAAGAACTGCGAGCGTTATGACTAAAATCATTTCTTGTGACATTTTTACACCTCATCAATTTTAGTTATTTCATTTTTTCGAACCTATTTTTAGTCCCACAACTAAAAACACGCATAAATTTTGCAATGGCTTCTTTTATAAAAAGTAAAAATAGCGATCCACTTGCAACGTGTCCTTATTATACCGGATATAATCTTTTATTTTTAAGCTTTTTTATTTCTGAGTTGTTCTGGCAACTGTAACGGATACGCTTTTATGCTAAAATTAAAATATCATTATAAAAAGCAGGCCTTTTTTTCTATCTTTTAGTCAGGATTGAAATGACTTAACGGCCTAACTAAAAAGGAGACGACTATGGAAATTGGCGATACACTGACTTTTGATCGTTTTACTTGGCGGATATTAGCAAAAGAGGAGCGGCGCCTCTTATTGATAACAGAAGATATTATCCAGCAACGTCCCTATCATCACAAAAAAGGAGATGTCACTTGGGAAACCAGTGGAGTAAGAGCCTATTTAAACGACACCTTCTACCAATCATTTGCACCTCAAAATAGGGCAAAAATTTTAACTACTGAAATTTTGACAGCTGATAATCCCTGGTACAACGTTACTGGCGGCAATAAGACCTACGATCACATTTTCCTGCTAAGCTTAGAAGAAGTGGTCTGCCACTATTTTGGTGACAGCAGCAAAAACCTTATGCAAAAAAGCCCGAAACAACGGTATTGGTTCCAAAAGAAAGATCCAAATAATGATCAACGCCGCGCCTTTTATGATCAGCATATTTGGTGGTGGTGGCTGCGTACTCCTGGACGCGATTTGCAGCGGGCAATTTATATACACGGTGACGGCAACGTCGGAATTCAGGGTAATAAAACAGATCACTACAGTAGCACCACCATTCACCCGCTAACAGGTGATAATAGTGGTGGTTTGCGCCCAGCATTATGGCTTTCCCTTGATTCTCTCGACTGATTTTTAAATTTCCTAAGTTTACTGATACAAAAAAACAGTCTGATTTAGGATGCTTTTCTGATTGCAATATAAAGACAAAAACACCAACTTCTTCTGACGAAAAAATACGTTGCGTCAAACAGAAATTGGTGTTTTTTAGTCTTTTTTTTTTATTTCAGAGAAATGGTTGGCTAACCTATATTCTCCACTTTACCAAAAGCGCTCCTTGAAAAGCCTGTTGTAGGCAATTAATTTTAGTAAACTGCACCGAGAAACAGTTTTAGTCTTCAAACATATTGTCTAGCTTGTGTTCTACTTTTTCCCATTCATCTTCATGTTTTGTGTCGCTAAAATCATCAGAATCAAAACGAATTACGCGGTACCAAGCATCTTGATGGCCACCAGAAATTGCCTGTAAATCGCCACCGGATAAGATAAACGCTGCCGCAATAGACACAAAGCCTATGCCAATACAAACTACGCCAAGTTTTACGATACGTTTAAAATCCATAAGCAGTCACCTGGCCTTTCATTTTGCCAATGATAAATTTGGTCAAATTAAAGGTGATCTTCAAAAGACTACCGCCAATTTTCCAAGTAATCACACCACAAATTAAACCTAATCCTAAAAGCAATGCACCACTGCCAAATTGAAGCAAACCAATTCCCAGACCATCACCAAAAGCAAAAAAAGAAGTCAGCATTGCAAAGGGTCCTCCGATAATGCCAGCTAAGGTGAAACTGCCGGTAATAATTAAGGGTACCCATAAAATGATGTAGGCACTAATAAATAAACAAAACGCGGCTAGCGTTAAACTGCCCCACAAAGGAAAACCGAGAATTAATAAAATAATTACCCAAGGTGCAACTTTTTTCACCGCAGTTTGAGGTGTATTTCGCAAAAAATCTCCTTTTACAAATTCAGATTGTGCCACGATTTCAGCCGGATCACCTACCATCGCAACAGCTTCTGCTTCAGTATAGCCATCTGCAATAAAATCTCGGATAACTTCATCATAATAATCAATAAATTCTGAGGCTTCTAATTGATCGACGCCTGCCGGCAACGCTGCCATCAAATTCGCTAAAAACTGTCTTCTATCCATTTTGCGTCAAACTCCTTCCAATGTACTCATAAATTGAGACAACTTGTTTTTTACCCTTATAAAAAATCTTCAAATTCTGCTGCCCTTT
The DNA window shown above is from Enterococcus montenegrensis and carries:
- a CDS encoding DUF6273 domain-containing protein, which translates into the protein MEIGDTLTFDRFTWRILAKEERRLLLITEDIIQQRPYHHKKGDVTWETSGVRAYLNDTFYQSFAPQNRAKILTTEILTADNPWYNVTGGNKTYDHIFLLSLEEVVCHYFGDSSKNLMQKSPKQRYWFQKKDPNNDQRRAFYDQHIWWWWLRTPGRDLQRAIYIHGDGNVGIQGNKTDHYSSTTIHPLTGDNSGGLRPALWLSLDSLD
- a CDS encoding DUF1700 domain-containing protein, with amino-acid sequence MDRRQFLANLMAALPAGVDQLEASEFIDYYDEVIRDFIADGYTEAEAVAMVGDPAEIVAQSEFVKGDFLRNTPQTAVKKVAPWVIILLILGFPLWGSLTLAAFCLFISAYIILWVPLIITGSFTLAGIIGGPFAMLTSFFAFGDGLGIGLLQFGSGALLLGLGLICGVITWKIGGSLLKITFNLTKFIIGKMKGQVTAYGF